A region from the Peromyscus leucopus breed LL Stock chromosome 9, UCI_PerLeu_2.1, whole genome shotgun sequence genome encodes:
- the Ggact gene encoding gamma-glutamylaminecyclotransferase, which produces MAHIFVYGTLKRGQPNHKVMLDQSHGSAAFRGQGCTVESFPLVIAGEHNIPWLLHLPGKGHCVAGEIYKVDEQMLRFLDDFEGCPNMYQRTALQVRVLEWEGASGPGDSLQCFVYSTATYAPEWIHLPYHKSYDSEGPHGLRYNPRENR; this is translated from the coding sequence ATGGCCCACATCTTCGTGTATGGCACCCTGAAACGAGGCCAGCCCAACCACAAAGTCATGCTGGACCAGTCACATGGCTCAGCAGCCTTCCgaggccagggctgcacagttGAGTCCTTCCCACTGGTGATTGCTGGCGAGCACAACATACCATGGCTGCTTCACCTGCCAGGCAAGGGCCACTGTGTGGCAGGTGAGATCTACAAGGTAGATGAACAGATGTTGCGTTTCCTGGATGACTTCGAAGGCTGCCCCAACATGTACCAGCGCACAGCCCTGCAGGTGCGGGTGCTTGAGTGGGAGGGTGCTAGTGGCCCTGGGGACAGCCTCCAGTGCTTCGTGTACAGTACGGCCACCTACGCACCTGAGTGGATACATCTCCCCTACCATAAAAGCTATGATTCCGAGGGCCCACATGGGCTACGCTACAACCCTCGGGAAAACAGGTGA